In Rouxiella sp. WC2420, the following proteins share a genomic window:
- the fabD gene encoding ACP S-malonyltransferase, with the protein MTKIAVVFPGQGSQALGMLSDLAIAHPIVEATFAEASSVLGYDLWQLVQQGPVEELNKTWQTQPALLAASVAIWRVWQQEKGTEPALMAGHSLGEYSALVCAGVLDFKQAISLVELRGKLMQEAVPEGTGAMYAIIGLDNASIAKACEESAEGQVVAPVNFNSPGQVVIAGNKEAVERAGAACKAAGAKRALPLPVSVPSHCALMKPAADKMAVALQDVSFSQPQYPVVNNVDVKVETSAEEIRSALIRQLYNPVRWTESVEYMAQQGVEQLVEVGPGKVLTGLTKRIVDTLTAVAVNDTASLSAALEQ; encoded by the coding sequence ATGACCAAGATTGCTGTAGTTTTCCCCGGGCAAGGCTCGCAGGCGTTGGGAATGCTTTCTGACCTCGCGATCGCGCATCCGATCGTAGAAGCGACCTTTGCTGAAGCTTCTTCAGTTCTGGGCTATGATTTGTGGCAGCTTGTTCAGCAGGGCCCGGTCGAAGAATTAAACAAGACCTGGCAAACTCAGCCTGCCTTGCTGGCGGCGTCGGTAGCAATCTGGCGCGTTTGGCAGCAGGAAAAAGGCACCGAGCCAGCATTAATGGCCGGTCACAGCCTGGGTGAATATTCTGCGTTGGTTTGTGCCGGTGTTCTGGATTTCAAACAGGCAATCAGCCTGGTTGAGCTGCGCGGCAAGCTGATGCAGGAAGCGGTTCCTGAGGGTACGGGCGCAATGTACGCCATTATTGGTCTGGATAACGCTTCTATCGCCAAAGCCTGTGAAGAGTCCGCCGAGGGCCAGGTCGTAGCTCCGGTAAACTTTAACTCTCCGGGCCAGGTAGTTATTGCGGGTAACAAAGAAGCCGTTGAGCGTGCTGGCGCAGCATGTAAAGCCGCTGGCGCCAAACGCGCACTTCCATTGCCGGTTAGCGTTCCCTCGCATTGTGCATTGATGAAACCAGCGGCAGATAAAATGGCCGTTGCGTTACAAGACGTCAGTTTCAGCCAGCCACAGTATCCCGTTGTCAACAACGTAGATGTCAAGGTTGAGACTTCTGCCGAAGAAATTCGCAGCGCACTGATTCGTCAGCTTTACAATCCGGTTCGCTGGACTGAAAGCGTTGAATACATGGCACAGCAAGGCGTGGAGCAGTTAGTTGAGGTGGGTCCGGGTAAAGTATTGACTGGATTGACCAAACGTATTGTTGACACCCTGACTGCGGTTGCAGTGAACGATACTGCAAGCTTGTCAGCGGCGCTTGAACAATAA
- a CDS encoding putative quinol monooxygenase encodes MEVRIVAPLTVKPEYIEEVTHALLDVVAASREELGCLQYDLHREIDNANSFVFYERWRSDEAVAQHEASEHFKHFVKQLDGKLEKIEIKKLKLFA; translated from the coding sequence ATGGAAGTCCGTATCGTTGCCCCACTGACCGTAAAACCAGAGTACATCGAAGAAGTCACCCACGCACTGTTGGACGTTGTGGCAGCAAGCCGCGAAGAATTGGGTTGCCTGCAATACGATTTACATCGTGAAATAGACAATGCCAACAGCTTTGTCTTTTACGAGCGCTGGCGTTCTGATGAAGCGGTTGCCCAGCACGAGGCAAGCGAACATTTTAAACACTTTGTTAAGCAACTGGATGGCAAGCTCGAGAAGATTGAAATCAAGAAACTCAAGCTGTTCGCCTGA
- the plsX gene encoding phosphate acyltransferase PlsX translates to MKRLTIALDVMGGDFGPSVTVPASLQALTSNPELNLLLVGNPDEITPLLATTDPALLDRIKVIASESVIANDSRVSQALRASRGSSMRIALEFVKSGEAQACVSAGNTGALMGLAKLVIKPLEGIERPALMTVLPNQQRGKTVVLDLGANVECDSRMLVQFAVMGSVMAEEVVGTVNPRVALLNIGEEESKGLDNIREAAAILKNIPVINYIGYLEGNDLLTGKTDVMVCDGFVGNVTLKTMEGVIRMFLSLLKSSGENGKKSWWMRWFGPALQRIVQKKLAKHFKHLNPDQYNGASLLGLRGIVIKSHGGANQRAFAVAIEQAVQAVQRQVPERIAARLEALLPKSD, encoded by the coding sequence TTGAAACGTCTGACCATCGCGTTAGACGTTATGGGCGGGGACTTCGGTCCTTCCGTCACAGTGCCTGCTTCATTGCAGGCACTGACCTCTAATCCTGAACTCAATCTTCTTCTTGTCGGCAATCCCGATGAAATCACACCCCTGTTGGCTACAACCGATCCTGCCTTACTGGACCGGATAAAAGTTATTGCCTCAGAGTCAGTGATTGCGAATGATAGCCGAGTTTCTCAGGCCCTCCGCGCCAGCCGTGGCAGCTCGATGCGCATTGCGCTTGAGTTTGTTAAAAGCGGCGAGGCACAGGCCTGCGTCAGCGCCGGAAATACCGGTGCATTGATGGGATTGGCAAAATTGGTTATAAAGCCTCTTGAAGGCATTGAGCGCCCGGCGCTAATGACCGTGTTGCCGAATCAGCAGCGCGGTAAAACCGTGGTGCTTGATCTGGGGGCAAACGTCGAATGCGACAGCCGTATGCTGGTGCAGTTCGCCGTAATGGGATCGGTCATGGCCGAAGAGGTTGTCGGCACAGTTAACCCGCGTGTCGCCCTGCTGAATATCGGTGAAGAAGAGTCCAAGGGGCTTGATAACATTCGAGAAGCAGCCGCAATTTTAAAAAACATACCCGTAATCAATTATATCGGCTATCTTGAAGGCAATGACCTGTTAACCGGTAAAACTGATGTTATGGTGTGTGATGGTTTTGTCGGTAATGTCACACTGAAAACTATGGAAGGTGTGATCAGGATGTTTTTGTCGTTGCTTAAATCCTCTGGGGAGAATGGCAAGAAGTCTTGGTGGATGCGATGGTTTGGGCCAGCTTTGCAAAGAATAGTTCAAAAAAAATTAGCAAAGCATTTCAAACATTTAAACCCCGATCAGTATAATGGCGCAAGTTTGTTAGGATTACGCGGCATCGTGATAAAAAGCCATGGCGGAGCAAATCAGCGGGCGTTTGCTGTAGCTATCGAACAGGCTGTTCAGGCGGTGCAGCGGCAGGTTCCCGAGCGGATTGCCGCGCGCCTTGAGGCTTTATTACCCAAGAGTGACTGA
- the acpP gene encoding acyl carrier protein translates to MSTIEERVKKIIVEQLGVKQEEVVNSASFVDDLGADSLDTVELVMALEEEFDTEIPDEEAEKITTVQAAIDFINNAQA, encoded by the coding sequence ATGAGCACTATCGAAGAACGCGTTAAGAAAATCATCGTTGAACAGCTGGGTGTTAAACAGGAAGAAGTAGTTAACTCTGCATCTTTCGTAGACGACCTTGGCGCAGATTCTCTCGACACCGTTGAGCTTGTTATGGCTCTGGAAGAAGAGTTTGATACCGAGATCCCTGACGAAGAAGCTGAAAAAATCACTACTGTTCAGGCAGCTATTGATTTCATCAACAACGCTCAGGCGTAA
- the rluC gene encoding 23S rRNA pseudouridine(955/2504/2580) synthase RluC: MKTENPTVQLIPITDEEAGQRIDNFLRTFLKGVPKSMIYRILRKGEVRVNKKRIKPEYKLLAGDEIRVPPVRVAEREEGQVSAKLDKVAALEHCILFEDDHLLILNKPSGTAVHGGSGLSFGVIEGLRALRPDARFLELVHRLDRDTSGVLLVAKKRSALRSLHEQLRMKTMQKDYLALVRGEWQSHCKVVQAPLLKNILQSGERIVRVNSEGKPSETRFKIEEKYAFATLIKASPVTGRTHQIRVHTQYAGHPIAFDDRYGDREFDAQLAGAGINRLFLHAAALRFEHPANGETMRIEAPLEPKLRNALIKLRKSAK, encoded by the coding sequence ATGAAAACTGAGAATCCAACTGTACAATTAATCCCCATTACCGATGAAGAAGCGGGTCAAAGAATTGACAACTTTTTGCGCACTTTCCTTAAAGGTGTGCCGAAGAGCATGATTTATCGCATTTTGCGTAAAGGGGAGGTTCGCGTTAACAAAAAGCGAATCAAGCCGGAATATAAATTATTGGCGGGTGACGAGATTCGCGTTCCTCCGGTTCGGGTCGCCGAGCGCGAAGAGGGTCAGGTTTCTGCCAAGCTCGACAAAGTCGCTGCATTGGAACACTGCATCCTGTTTGAAGACGATCATCTGCTGATCCTCAATAAACCTTCAGGAACGGCAGTTCACGGCGGTAGCGGTTTAAGTTTTGGCGTAATTGAAGGCCTGCGGGCGCTGCGTCCCGATGCGCGTTTCCTGGAGCTGGTTCACCGCCTGGACCGCGATACTTCCGGCGTTCTGCTGGTAGCCAAAAAGCGTTCCGCGCTGCGTTCTCTGCACGAGCAATTGCGCATGAAAACCATGCAAAAAGATTACCTTGCATTGGTTCGCGGCGAGTGGCAGTCGCACTGCAAGGTTGTACAGGCACCACTGCTGAAGAATATTTTGCAAAGCGGTGAACGTATTGTTCGTGTCAACAGTGAGGGTAAACCTTCCGAGACGCGCTTTAAAATTGAAGAAAAATACGCTTTCGCGACACTTATAAAGGCCAGCCCGGTTACCGGACGTACTCACCAGATTCGTGTACACACGCAGTATGCTGGTCATCCGATCGCTTTTGACGATCGCTACGGCGACCGCGAATTTGATGCACAATTGGCAGGTGCCGGTATCAATCGCCTGTTCCTGCATGCCGCTGCGCTGCGTTTTGAGCATCCGGCCAATGGCGAAACGATGCGTATCGAAGCGCCGCTGGAGCCAAAATTGCGTAATGCTTTAATCAAGCTGCGTAAAAGCGCTAAATAA
- the fabG gene encoding 3-oxoacyl-ACP reductase FabG — MSFDGKIALVTGASRGIGRAIAEKLVAGGARVIGTATSEQGAEAISAYLGENGKGIALNVTESSSIEQLLATIRAEFGEIDILVNNAGITRDNLLMRMKDDEWQDILDTNLTSVFKLSKAVMRAMMKKRFGRIITIGSVVGTMGNAGQANYAAAKAGLIGFSKSLAREVASRGITVNVVAPGFIETDMTRALTDDQRAGILSSVPANRLGDAKEIASAVAFLASDEASYITGETLHVNGGMYMI; from the coding sequence ATGAGCTTCGACGGAAAAATTGCTCTGGTCACTGGCGCAAGCCGGGGTATTGGCCGAGCTATTGCAGAGAAACTGGTTGCCGGTGGCGCACGTGTTATTGGCACCGCGACCAGCGAACAAGGTGCTGAAGCTATCAGCGCCTATTTAGGCGAAAACGGCAAAGGTATCGCTCTCAATGTGACTGAATCTTCGTCAATTGAACAATTATTGGCGACGATTCGTGCTGAATTTGGCGAAATTGACATTTTAGTCAATAATGCTGGCATTACCCGTGATAACCTTCTGATGCGCATGAAAGATGACGAGTGGCAGGATATCCTGGATACTAATCTGACTTCTGTGTTTAAGCTGTCAAAAGCGGTAATGCGGGCTATGATGAAAAAGCGGTTTGGCCGAATCATCACCATTGGTTCTGTTGTTGGAACCATGGGTAACGCAGGGCAGGCGAACTACGCGGCGGCTAAAGCCGGTTTGATTGGTTTTAGCAAGTCTTTGGCGCGTGAAGTTGCTTCACGCGGCATTACTGTCAACGTCGTGGCTCCTGGCTTTATTGAGACGGACATGACAAGGGCGTTGACAGATGATCAACGTGCAGGCATTTTGTCATCAGTTCCAGCCAACCGGTTGGGCGATGCAAAAGAAATTGCCAGCGCTGTTGCATTTTTAGCCTCTGATGAGGCCAGCTACATCACTGGTGAGACTTTACATGTCAATGGCGGCATGTACATGATCTGA
- the yceD gene encoding 23S rRNA accumulation protein YceD → MQKVKLPLAVDAVRTAQKRLDYIGIYDAEQVTRVAASVVSVDTEVQTSLSFDIDNQRLAVIKGQSDVTVTLECQRCGKTFEHQVHTTYCFSPVKNDEQAEALPEAYEPIEVDDFGEVDLLAMIEDEIILSLPVVPVHESEHCEVSDAEMVFGKLPPEAEKPNPFSVLASLKKSN, encoded by the coding sequence ATGCAAAAAGTAAAATTACCCTTGGCTGTTGATGCCGTTCGTACCGCCCAAAAGCGTTTAGATTACATTGGAATCTATGACGCTGAACAGGTGACGCGTGTTGCAGCATCAGTAGTCAGTGTGGATACTGAAGTTCAAACCTCTTTGTCGTTTGATATCGACAATCAGCGTCTGGCCGTTATTAAAGGTCAGTCGGATGTCACCGTTACTCTGGAATGTCAGAGATGTGGCAAGACGTTCGAGCATCAGGTTCACACAACATATTGTTTTAGTCCTGTTAAGAACGATGAACAGGCTGAGGCATTACCGGAAGCGTACGAGCCGATTGAAGTCGACGATTTTGGCGAAGTTGATCTGCTGGCAATGATTGAAGACGAAATTATTCTTTCACTGCCTGTCGTTCCGGTACATGAATCTGAACACTGTGAAGTGTCCGACGCGGAAATGGTATTTGGCAAACTGCCTCCCGAGGCAGAGAAACCGAATCCGTTTTCCGTATTAGCAAGTTTAAAGAAAAGTAATTGA
- the rpmF gene encoding 50S ribosomal protein L32: MAVQQNKPTRSKRGMRRSHDALTTATLSVDKTSGETHLRHHITADGFYRGRKVIG, translated from the coding sequence ATGGCCGTACAACAGAATAAACCAACCCGTTCTAAACGTGGCATGCGTCGTTCACACGATGCTCTGACCACCGCCACTTTGTCTGTTGACAAAACTTCTGGCGAGACTCACCTGCGTCACCATATCACTGCCGACGGTTTCTACCGCGGTCGCAAGGTTATCGGCTGA
- the rne gene encoding ribonuclease E — MKRMLINATQQEELRVALVDGQRLYDLDIESPGHEQKKANIYKGKITRIEPSLEAAFVDYGAERHGFLPLKEIAREYFPSNYSSHGRPNIKDVLREGQEVIVQVDKEERGNKGAALTTFISLAGSYLVLMPNNPRAGGISRRIEGDDRTELKEALSSLQLPDGMGLIVRTAGVGKDADALQWDLSFRMKHWDAIKKAAEGRPAPFLIHQESNVIVRAFRDYLRPDIGEILIDNPKVLELAKEHIAALGRPDFSSKIKPYVGEIPLFSHYQIESQIESAFQREVRLPSGGSIVIDTTEALTAIDINSARATRGGDIEETAFNTNLEAAEEIARQLRLRDLGGLIVIDYIDMTPVRHQREVENRLRDAVRQDRARIQIGRISRFGLLEMSRQRLSPSLGESTHHVCPRCSGTGTIRDNESLSLSILRLIEEEALKENTKEVHAIVPVPIASYLLNEKRESVNAIEKRQGGVRAVIVPNDQMHTPHYHVLRVRKGEESSTLSYLLPQLHEAEMLQPSEDLPAERKRPEQPALATFALPAEAPPAAYEQPAAAAQPVQTRTTSVNTAPAASATVAKPGFMSKLFGGLKNLFASEPQPEAKPVEEVKVQPETAAETENRRNNERRNQRRQGTRRDRNGERGERGDRNNNRDNRENRTDSRNERSDRTERNDTRTDTREPREDQRRNRRNQEPVVAETAVQDVENAGVREEQQPRRERGDRSRRRNDDKRKNQQEEKVAEAVVVEEVVAAPVVAVEEQEDRMPSHRRQRRPLNQKIRFESAEVDQDVEDAAQMLITGVKPVERPVEPKAADVKVSDTAQPLEVTNDADTDDAQDNNRENGMPRRSRRSPRHLRVSGQRRRRYRDERYPTQSPMPLAGAFVSPEMASGKVWISYPIVQSEHVQSQNEQTQRHDEPVVQAAVLTEQVAIAQENTPAATVIAPVTETAPAVSAPIAETPVKSAALTFEEAQQVIEQEGEAIKAETAVAAEPHVVEPATLEVADAEIPAPTPTEPVVMEPVVVEPVVVEPVAAVEPEVEEVIASPATVEPVAETAQPVVEEAKPQAQPEEASAKLEVAGIQATEAQAPAIEVPASPAPVVVEQSVAEPKAVESFAKTEASGDAQPRFKHHATAPMTKAPAAVYVAEPPRFSDWVRPAYDFDGKGSAGGHAAVTTATAPATKPEMPQ, encoded by the coding sequence ATGAAAAGAATGTTGATTAACGCAACTCAGCAAGAAGAGTTGCGCGTTGCTCTTGTAGATGGACAGCGGCTCTACGATCTGGATATTGAAAGTCCTGGGCATGAGCAGAAAAAAGCCAATATTTACAAAGGTAAAATCACCCGCATAGAACCTAGCCTTGAAGCAGCATTCGTTGATTATGGTGCGGAAAGACATGGTTTTCTCCCTCTCAAAGAAATCGCCCGCGAATACTTCCCCAGCAATTATTCTTCCCATGGTCGTCCAAACATCAAAGATGTTCTGCGCGAAGGCCAGGAAGTCATTGTTCAGGTTGATAAAGAAGAACGTGGTAACAAAGGCGCAGCACTGACTACTTTTATCAGTCTGGCCGGCAGCTATTTAGTGTTAATGCCTAATAATCCACGTGCCGGGGGTATTTCCCGCCGGATTGAAGGTGATGACCGTACCGAATTAAAAGAAGCTCTGTCTTCTCTGCAACTCCCTGATGGCATGGGTCTCATCGTGCGTACCGCCGGTGTAGGCAAGGACGCAGACGCGCTGCAGTGGGACTTGAGCTTCCGTATGAAACACTGGGATGCCATCAAGAAAGCCGCTGAAGGCCGCCCTGCTCCGTTCCTGATCCATCAAGAAAGCAACGTAATCGTTCGCGCCTTCCGTGACTATCTGCGTCCGGATATCGGCGAAATCCTGATCGACAACCCAAAGGTTCTCGAACTGGCAAAAGAGCACATTGCCGCGCTGGGCCGTCCTGATTTCAGCAGCAAAATCAAGCCGTACGTCGGCGAGATCCCGCTGTTCAGTCACTATCAAATCGAATCGCAGATCGAATCCGCTTTCCAGCGTGAAGTTCGCCTGCCTTCCGGTGGTTCAATCGTTATTGATACTACCGAAGCCCTGACGGCTATCGACATCAACTCCGCTCGCGCAACTCGCGGTGGCGATATCGAAGAAACAGCGTTCAATACCAACCTTGAAGCAGCAGAAGAGATTGCTCGTCAGCTGCGTCTGCGTGACCTCGGCGGCCTGATCGTCATCGACTACATCGATATGACCCCGGTTCGCCACCAGCGTGAAGTTGAAAACCGTCTGCGCGACGCCGTCCGTCAGGACCGTGCACGTATCCAGATTGGTCGCATTTCCCGCTTTGGCCTGCTGGAAATGTCACGTCAGCGTCTGAGCCCATCTTTGGGTGAATCTACCCATCACGTTTGCCCACGCTGTAGCGGCACCGGTACCATCCGTGATAACGAATCCCTTTCTCTGTCTATTCTTCGTCTCATCGAAGAAGAAGCACTGAAAGAAAATACCAAAGAAGTTCACGCTATCGTGCCAGTGCCGATTGCTTCTTATCTGCTTAACGAAAAACGTGAGTCGGTAAACGCTATCGAGAAGCGTCAGGGCGGCGTTCGCGCGGTTATCGTGCCAAACGACCAGATGCATACTCCGCACTATCACGTATTGCGCGTGCGCAAGGGTGAAGAGTCTTCAACTCTGAGCTACCTGCTTCCTCAGCTGCACGAAGCTGAAATGCTGCAACCTTCTGAAGATCTGCCAGCCGAGCGTAAACGTCCCGAGCAACCGGCTCTGGCGACCTTCGCGCTGCCAGCAGAAGCGCCTCCGGCAGCCTACGAGCAGCCAGCGGCCGCGGCGCAGCCTGTCCAAACTCGCACTACCTCAGTGAACACCGCACCTGCGGCTTCGGCTACCGTCGCTAAACCTGGTTTTATGAGCAAACTGTTTGGTGGACTGAAAAATCTGTTTGCCTCAGAGCCTCAGCCTGAAGCGAAACCGGTTGAAGAAGTTAAGGTCCAGCCGGAAACCGCGGCAGAAACTGAAAATCGCCGTAACAATGAGCGCCGCAATCAGCGTCGTCAGGGCACTCGTCGCGATCGCAACGGTGAACGTGGTGAACGCGGAGATCGCAACAACAATCGCGATAACCGCGAAAACCGTACCGATAGTCGTAACGAACGTTCTGACCGCACGGAACGCAACGATACTCGTACCGATACCCGCGAGCCACGCGAAGATCAGCGGCGCAACCGTCGTAATCAAGAGCCTGTTGTTGCAGAAACCGCAGTTCAGGATGTTGAAAACGCTGGCGTTCGCGAAGAACAGCAGCCTCGTCGCGAACGTGGCGATCGTTCACGTCGCCGTAATGATGACAAACGCAAAAATCAGCAGGAAGAGAAAGTTGCTGAAGCAGTTGTCGTTGAAGAAGTTGTAGCAGCACCGGTTGTCGCCGTAGAAGAGCAAGAAGATCGCATGCCTTCTCACCGTCGCCAACGTCGTCCGCTTAACCAGAAGATTCGTTTCGAGTCCGCTGAAGTTGACCAGGACGTTGAAGATGCTGCACAGATGCTGATTACCGGCGTTAAACCGGTTGAGCGTCCTGTCGAGCCAAAAGCCGCAGACGTAAAAGTATCTGATACTGCGCAACCTCTTGAAGTGACTAATGATGCAGATACCGACGATGCGCAGGACAACAACCGTGAAAACGGTATGCCACGCCGCTCACGTCGTTCTCCGCGTCACCTGCGCGTCAGCGGCCAACGCCGTCGTCGTTACCGTGATGAACGTTACCCGACTCAGTCGCCGATGCCGTTGGCGGGTGCGTTTGTCTCTCCAGAGATGGCGTCTGGTAAAGTGTGGATCTCTTATCCGATAGTGCAGTCTGAACACGTCCAGTCGCAGAACGAACAAACTCAGCGCCACGACGAGCCAGTGGTTCAGGCAGCAGTGTTGACTGAGCAGGTTGCCATTGCGCAGGAAAATACTCCAGCCGCGACAGTGATTGCTCCGGTAACTGAAACTGCTCCGGCAGTGTCGGCACCGATTGCTGAGACTCCAGTCAAGTCAGCTGCCCTGACCTTCGAAGAAGCGCAGCAGGTTATTGAGCAGGAAGGTGAAGCTATTAAAGCCGAAACTGCAGTAGCCGCTGAACCTCACGTGGTTGAGCCTGCGACTCTGGAAGTCGCTGATGCTGAAATTCCGGCACCCACTCCTACTGAGCCAGTTGTTATGGAACCAGTTGTTGTGGAACCAGTTGTTGTGGAGCCAGTGGCGGCTGTTGAACCTGAAGTTGAAGAAGTTATCGCTTCTCCAGCTACGGTTGAACCAGTAGCTGAAACGGCCCAGCCAGTGGTTGAAGAAGCCAAGCCTCAGGCACAGCCAGAAGAAGCCTCGGCTAAGCTGGAAGTTGCAGGTATTCAGGCAACTGAAGCTCAGGCACCGGCAATTGAAGTTCCGGCGTCTCCAGCACCGGTTGTCGTGGAGCAGTCTGTCGCTGAGCCAAAAGCGGTTGAATCCTTTGCAAAAACTGAGGCATCAGGCGATGCACAGCCTCGCTTCAAGCATCATGCGACTGCGCCGATGACAAAAGCCCCGGCTGCCGTCTACGTTGCCGAGCCGCCTCGTTTCAGTGACTGGGTTCGCCCAGCCTATGATTTCGATGGTAAAGGTTCTGCCGGCGGTCATGCCGCGGTAACCACTGCGACAGCTCCGGCAACCAAGCCAGAAATGCCACAGTAA
- a CDS encoding beta-ketoacyl-ACP synthase III, protein MYTKILGTGSYLPVQVRTNADLEKMVETSDEWIVTRTGIRERRIAAPDETVATMGLTAAERALEMAGVDKNDVGLIIVATTSSSHAFPSSACQIQHLLGIKDSASFDLAAACAGFTYALSVADQYVKSGAVRYALVIGSDVLSRKLDEDDRGTVILFGDGAGAVLLGGSQEPGILSTHMHADGHYGNLLSLEYPNQKTPDQSAYVKMAGNEVFKVAVTELAHIVDETLQANNMDREQLDWLVPHQANLRIISATAKKLGMGMDKVVVTLDRHGNTSAASVPTAFDEAVRDGRIQRGQLVLLEAFGGGFTWGSALVRF, encoded by the coding sequence ATGTATACAAAGATTCTCGGTACGGGGAGCTACTTGCCCGTACAAGTTCGGACTAACGCCGACTTAGAAAAAATGGTTGAAACCTCGGACGAGTGGATCGTAACGCGCACAGGTATTCGTGAGCGTCGCATTGCTGCGCCGGATGAGACTGTAGCCACAATGGGCCTGACCGCTGCTGAGAGAGCGCTGGAAATGGCAGGCGTCGATAAAAACGACGTTGGATTGATCATTGTTGCCACAACCTCGTCTTCCCACGCCTTCCCGAGTTCTGCCTGCCAGATTCAACACCTGCTGGGCATCAAAGACTCGGCATCGTTTGACCTGGCTGCGGCTTGCGCAGGGTTTACCTATGCGTTAAGCGTTGCAGATCAATACGTTAAATCGGGAGCCGTCCGTTATGCGCTGGTTATCGGTTCTGACGTGTTGTCCCGCAAGCTCGATGAAGACGATCGCGGCACCGTTATTCTGTTTGGCGACGGCGCAGGCGCAGTGTTGCTGGGCGGTTCGCAAGAACCTGGCATCCTTTCTACTCACATGCACGCCGACGGTCATTACGGTAATCTGCTGAGTCTGGAATATCCAAACCAGAAAACCCCTGACCAATCTGCCTATGTCAAAATGGCCGGTAATGAAGTATTTAAGGTAGCTGTAACTGAACTGGCACATATCGTCGATGAAACTTTGCAGGCCAATAATATGGACCGCGAACAGCTCGATTGGTTAGTGCCTCATCAGGCAAACCTGCGCATTATCAGTGCCACAGCCAAGAAATTGGGCATGGGCATGGATAAAGTTGTAGTGACCCTCGATCGTCACGGTAATACTTCAGCGGCGTCTGTGCCTACTGCATTTGATGAAGCCGTTCGCGATGGACGCATCCAGCGTGGACAATTAGTGCTGCTTGAGGCCTTTGGTGGTGGTTTCACCTGGGGCTCTGCATTGGTTCGTTTCTAA
- a CDS encoding nucleoside triphosphate pyrophosphatase, translating into MQTMTQKRILLASTSAYRRAILEKTTLKFSCAAPDIDETPHEQESAEDLVCRLSAQKAHALAANFPGHLIIGSDQVCVIDSKILGKPHTFERACAQLEQASGKKVRFYTGLSLLDSDSGKVQTLCETFDVHFRPLSSQEIAGYLQLEQPYDCAGSFKCEGLGISLFEKLDGRDPNTLIGLPLIALLALLREHGINPLNQPA; encoded by the coding sequence ATGCAAACAATGACCCAAAAAAGGATCCTTCTGGCCTCTACCTCGGCCTATCGTCGCGCAATCCTTGAAAAAACCACGCTAAAATTCAGCTGCGCCGCGCCAGATATTGATGAAACGCCGCACGAGCAAGAGTCAGCGGAGGATCTGGTTTGTCGCTTATCTGCGCAAAAGGCGCACGCACTGGCGGCAAATTTCCCCGGCCATCTTATTATTGGATCGGATCAAGTCTGTGTGATCGATTCAAAGATCCTCGGCAAACCTCACACTTTTGAACGGGCCTGTGCCCAACTCGAGCAGGCAAGTGGCAAAAAGGTGCGATTTTATACCGGCCTGAGTCTGCTCGACAGTGATAGCGGCAAGGTACAGACGCTTTGCGAAACTTTTGACGTGCATTTTCGTCCTTTAAGTTCGCAAGAAATTGCTGGATATTTACAACTGGAACAGCCTTATGACTGTGCTGGCAGCTTTAAATGCGAAGGATTGGGTATCAGCCTGTTCGAAAAACTCGATGGCCGCGATCCGAACACGCTGATTGGTCTGCCGCTGATCGCCCTTCTGGCTCTGCTGCGAGAACACGGCATTAATCCACTCAACCAACCGGCATAA